A single Klebsiella variicola DNA region contains:
- the phoH gene encoding phosphate starvation-inducible protein PhoH has translation MGRQKAVIKARREAKRVLRRDSRSHKQREEESVTSLVQMSGVEAIGMARDSRDTSPIEARNEAQAHYLNAIDNKQLIFATGEAGCGKTWISAAKAAEALIHKDVDRIIVTRPVLQADEDLGFLPGDIAEKFAPYFRPVYDVLVKRLGASFMQYCLRPEIGKVEIAPFAYMRGRTFENAVVILDEAQNVTAAQMKMFLTRLGENVTVIVNGDITQCDLPSGVRSGLSDALARFEEDEMIGIVRFTTDDCVRSALCQRTLKAYY, from the coding sequence ATGGGAAGACAAAAAGCAGTGATCAAAGCTCGTCGTGAAGCAAAACGTGTGCTGAGACGGGATTCACGTAGCCATAAACAGCGTGAAGAAGAATCGGTCACATCGCTTGTGCAAATGAGTGGCGTAGAAGCAATTGGCATGGCGCGGGACAGCCGTGATACTTCCCCAATTGAGGCGCGCAATGAAGCTCAGGCGCATTATCTGAATGCCATCGACAATAAACAGCTGATTTTCGCCACCGGCGAAGCCGGATGCGGCAAGACCTGGATCAGTGCGGCGAAGGCAGCTGAAGCGCTGATCCATAAGGATGTGGACAGAATTATTGTTACCCGTCCCGTTCTGCAGGCCGATGAAGATCTTGGCTTCTTACCGGGAGATATCGCCGAGAAGTTCGCGCCCTATTTCCGACCGGTTTACGACGTGCTGGTGAAAAGGTTGGGGGCTTCCTTTATGCAGTACTGCCTGCGTCCGGAAATCGGCAAGGTGGAAATCGCGCCGTTCGCCTATATGCGCGGACGTACCTTTGAAAATGCGGTGGTGATTCTGGACGAGGCCCAGAACGTGACCGCAGCGCAAATGAAGATGTTTTTAACCCGCCTCGGGGAGAACGTGACGGTCATCGTCAATGGCGATATCACCCAGTGCGATTTGCCCTCTGGTGTGAGGTCTGGCCTGAGTGATGCGCTGGCGCGTTTTGAGGAAGACGAGATGATCGGCATCGTGCGTTTCACCACCGATGACTGCGTGCGCTCGGCTCTCTGCCAGCGGACGCTGAAAGCCTATTATTAA